A genome region from Meriones unguiculatus strain TT.TT164.6M chromosome 2, Bangor_MerUng_6.1, whole genome shotgun sequence includes the following:
- the Smim3 gene encoding small integral membrane protein 3 isoform X3, with protein MDAISQSPVDVLLPKHILDIWAIVLIILATIVIMTSLFLCPATAVIIYRMRTHPVLNGAV; from the coding sequence ATGGATGCTATCAGCCAATCCCCTGTGGATGTCCTGCTTCCCAAGCACATCCTGGATATCTGGGCCATTGTCCTCATCATCCTGGCCACCATTGTCATCATGAcctccttgtttctgtgcccGGCCACTGCCGTCATCATCTATCGAATGCGGACTCATCCGGTTCTCAATGGGGCTGTCTAA
- the LOC132652299 gene encoding interferon-inducible GTPase 1-like, which produces MGQLLFRTPKNDDNGSLESSFTEYFQNYKPKNKIISEETIHLIELHLKKGNIQGANSVINDALKNIDNAPINVAVTGESGAGKSSLINALRGVKDDGEGAAETGVTETTMDIKSYKHPKIKNLTLWDLPGIGTLKFPPKSYLEKVEFKKYDFFIVASSQRLTIHEVELAKAIRLMNKNYYFVRTKVDFDLDNEKKAKPRTFNRENTMENIRKSYLKVFIDNQIGEPQVFLISNHDLSDYEFPILMDTLVKDLPAQKRHNFMLSLPNVTEAAIERKYNSAKQCVWLEALKDGVCSTVPVVGILMDSDVEKLKASLNHYRDLFGVDDQSLEFMAKEAQVPVEQLKKKLKSPYLLETDKEETLGGKLLKYLEKFASANGGLLATGLYFRKSYYLHFYFLDTVTEDAKILLGEASSKN; this is translated from the coding sequence ATGGGTCAGCTCCTCTTTCGTACACCTAAGAATGACGACAATGGAAGTTTGGAGTCCAGCTTCACTGAATATTTTCAGAATTAtaagccaaaaaacaaaatcatttctgaGGAAACAATCCATTTAATTGAGTTACAcctaaaaaaaggaaatattcagGGAGCAAATTCTGTAATCAATGATGCATTAAAGAATATTGATAATGCCCCAATAAATGTTGCTGTGACAGGAGAGTCTGGAGCAGGGAAGTCCAGCCTCATCAATGCCCTAAGAGGAGTTAAAGATGATGGGGAAGGTGCAGCTGAAACTGGGGTAACAGAGACAACCATGGACATAAAGTCATACAAACACcccaaaattaaaaatttgacATTATGGGACCTGCCTGGCATTGGAACTCTGAAGTTTCCACCCAAAAGTTATCTGGAAAAAGTAGAGTTCAAGAAGTATGACTTTTTCATTGTTGCTTCTTCACAACGACTTACAATACATGAAGTAGAACTTGCCAAAGCAATCAGACTTATGAACAAGAATTACTACTTTGTGAGAACCAAGGTGGACTTTGATCTAGACAAtgaaaagaaggcaaaaccacGTACCTTTAACAGAGAAAACACCATGGAGAACATTCGAAAATCCTATCTGAAAGTCTTTATAGACAATCAAATTGGTGAACCTCAGGTGTTCTTGATATCTAACCATGATTTATCTGACTATGAATTTCCAATCCTGATGGACACCCTGGTAAAGGATCTTCCTGCTCAAAAGCGACACAATTTTATGCTTTCCCTGCCTAATGTTACTGAGGCAGCCATTGAAAGAAAGTACAACTCTGCTAAGCAGTGTGTCTGGTTGGAAGCCTTGAAGGATGGAGTTTGCTCTACTGTTCCTGTAGTAGGCATCCTCATGGACAGTGATGTGGAAAAGCTGAAGGCAAGTTTAAACCACTATAGAGATCTCTTCGGAGTGGATGATCAATCCCTGGAGTTCATGGCTAAGGAAGCCCAAGTGCCTGTTGAACAACTGAAGAAAAAACTTAAATCTCCTTATTTGTTGGAAACTGACAAAGAGGAAACATTAGGAGGAAAGCTTTTGAAGTATTTGGAGAAATTTGCCTCAGCTAATGGTGGGCTCCTGGCAACAGGGCTTTACTTTAGGAAAAGCTATTActtgcatttttatttccttgacaCAGTGACTGAAGATGCAAAAATTCTCCTTGGAGAGGCATCTTCAAAAAACTAG